The Excalfactoria chinensis isolate bCotChi1 chromosome 10, bCotChi1.hap2, whole genome shotgun sequence genome has a segment encoding these proteins:
- the TBC1D2B gene encoding TBC1 domain family member 2B isoform X4, whose translation MEPRTTMLNIQAATRQDMTYWLQELQQKRWEYCNNLDAAKRDSRTSPTPSDFSKGLVAKDSPDLSILSQNASAERARNILAVETSPTDLVGEQAASQPAPVQPSAINFSLKQWSTELKNSMSSLRKGNNENRRSVFYTSEEWELLDATPKDLEDSMALEEKRKHLAEGNKGLTSSAFPFDFGRIPQKTRRPLKDMIGSSKNRNSSDSSPTEWYSGNGNKLVSELQLKYQSQQEELEKLKKDLLSQKELVRLLQQTVRSSQYDKYFASRLCEGVPKDKLELLHQKDDQILGLNNQLEKLNLEKDSLQQEVKNLKCKVGELNEQLGMLMETIQAKDEVIMKLSRQLSECEDNSSSPSGSVNSPMATCVNKELQELDRLKDSLQGYKTQNKFLNKEILELSALRRNAEAREREWQAKYTSLEAKLCQIESKYLILLQEVKTPVCSEEQSPAREVITQLLEDALKAETSEQPEQAFFKPHLVSEYDIYGFQTVPEDDEEEKLVAKSRALDLRSLSLSENREISTGVKWENYLASTMNREMMRCAELKNLIRSGIPHEHRSKVWKWCVNLHVKKFKDSTVPEYFQTLLQSALEKQNPASKQIELDLLRTLPNNKHYSSPTSEGIQKLRNVLLAFSWRNPDIGYCQGLNRLVAIALLYLEQEDAFWCLVTIVEVFMPRDYYTKTLLGSQVDQRVFKDLMSEKLPRLHAHFEQYKVDYTLITFNWFLVVFVDSVVSDILFKIWDSFLYEGPKVIFRFALAFFKYKEEEILKLQDSMSIFKYLRYFTRTVVDARKLTGIAFGDLNPFPLRQIRNRRTYHLEKVRLELNELEAIREDFLRERETCVEKRDLISDDEEDS comes from the exons gctgcaacCCGTCAGGATATGACCTACTGGCTTCAGGAACTTCAGCAGAAGAGGTGGGAATATTGTAACAACCTTGATGCAGCCAAAAGGGACAGTCGGACTTCTCCTACACCAAGTGACTTTTCCAAAGGTCTTGTTGCCAAAGACAGTCCCG ATTTGAGTATCCTAAGCCAAAATGCTTCAGCAGAGAGAGCCAGAAATATTCTAGCTGTGGAGACGTCTCCAACAGACCTAGTAGGGGAGCAAGCAGCTTCCCAGCCTGCGCCAGTCCAACCAAGTGCCATCAATTTCTCACTTAAACAATGGAGCACTGAACTCAA GAATTCCATGTCCTccttaagaaaaggaaataatgaaaaccGCAGGAGTGTATTTTATACAAGTGAagagtgggagctgctggatgcAACCCCAAAAGACTTGGAGGACTCCATGGCcctggaagaaaagaggaagcaCCTGGCGGAAGGAAATAAAG GACTGACTAGTTCAGCTTTCCCGTTTGATTTTGGCCGCATTCCACAAAAAACGAGACGCCCGCTGAAAGACATGATTGGATCAAGCAAAAACAGGAACAGCAGCGACTCATCTCCAACAGAGTGGTATTCTGGTAATGGCAACAAACTAGTCTCTGAGCTGCAATTGAAGTACCAGAGCCAGCAAGAAGAGttggaaaagctgaagaaagacCTTCTGAGCCAAAAG GAACTCGTGCGCCTTCTGCAGCAAACGGTCCGATCTTCCCAGTATGACAAATACTTTGCAAGCCGTCTTTGTGAAGGGGTTCCCAAAGACAAATTAGAGCTGTTGCACCAAAAAGATGACCAGATTTTGGGTCTCAACAATCAGCTTGAAAAGTTAAATTTGGAAAAAGATAGTCTTCAGCAGGAGGTAAAGAACCTGAAATGTAAAGTCGGAGAACTCAATGAGCAGCTGGGTATGTTGATGGAAACGATTCAAGCTAAAGATGAAGTGATCATGAAACTGTCTCGCCAGCTCAGTGAATGTGAGGACAATTCGTCCTCCCCAAGTGGATCAGTAAATTCTCCCATGGCCACTTGTGTTAATAAGGAACTACAGGAACTGGACAGACTAAAA GACAGCCTTCAGGGTTATAAGACCCAGAATAAATTTTTAAATAAGGAGATTTTGGAACTTTCTGCTCTACgaagaaatgcagaagcaagagagagagaatggcAGGCAAAG TATACTAGCTTGGAAGCCAAACTCTGTCAGATAGAAAGTAAATACTTGATCTTGCTTCAAGAAGTGAAAACTCCTGTTTgctctgaggagcagagccctgctcgTGAAGTTATCACCCAGTTACTAGAAGATGCCCTGAAAGCAGAAACCAGTGAGCAGCCAGAGCAAGCGTTTTTCAAACCACACCTGGTCAG TGAATACGATATATATGGTTTCCAGACGGTCCCAGAGGatgatgaggaagagaaactaGTAGCAAAATCTCGAGCTTTGGACCTGAGATCTCTTTCCCTCAGTGAAAATCGGGAGATCTCCACAGGGGTAAAATGGGAAAACTATCTTGCGAGTACAATGAATAGAGAGATGATGCGCTGCGCAGAACTGAAGAATCTTATTCGATCGGGAATTCCACATGAACATCGTTCCAAGGTGTGGAAATGGTGCGTCAATCTCCACGTTAAAAAATTCAAGGACAGCACTGTTCCCGAGTACTTCCAAACCTTGCTTCAAAGCGccctagaaaaacaaaatcctgcaTCTAAACAGATAGAGTTGGATCTACTGAGAACTTTGCCAAACAACAAACATTATTCTTCTCCCACATCTGAAGGGATCCAGAAGCTGCGAAATGTGCTGCTGGCCTTTTCATGGAGAAATCCTGATATAGGGTATTGCCAAGGGCTCAACAG ATTGGTAGCAATTGCCCTTCTGTACTTGGAACAGGAGGATGCGTTTTGGTGTCTGGTAACAATAGTGGAAGTCTTTATGCCTCGTGATTATTATACTAAGACACTGCTGGGATCTCAG GTTGATCAGCGAGTGTTCAAGGATTTAATGAGTGAGAAACTTCCACGTCTGCATGCTCATTTTGAACAGTACAAAGTCGACTATACTCTTATAACTTTCAACTGGTTTCTCGTTGTATTTGTGGACAGTGTGGTTAGTGACATCCTATTCAAGATATGGGACTCATTCCTGTATGAGGGACCAAAG GTAATATTCAGATTTGCGCTGGCATTTTTTAAgtacaaagaagaagaaatcttaAAATTGCAAGACTCGATGTCCATTTTCAAGTACCTTCGATATTTCACACGTACCGTTGTTGATGCTAG GAAACTGACTGGTATCGCTTTTGGAGACCTGAATCCTTTTCCATTACGTCAGATCAGGAACCGGAGGACCTACCACCTGGAGAAAGTGCGGCTTGAACTCAATGAACTTGAAGCCATTCGTGAGGATTTCCTGCGTGAACGAGAGACCTGCGTAGAAAAGCGAGACCTTATTAGTGACGATGAGGAGGACAGTTGA